ACGCGAAATCACAGATGAATGGCTAGAAATTTACAATTATGAAAGGCCTCACGATGCACTGGAAGACATGACTCCAGTTGGCTACCTTGAGGCTGCATAATTCTACTAATGAGCTGTACTAGGTTGGGTGGAGTTACACATTTTGTGCCGTTTAGGCGGGCGTTGAACTAATTCGCTACGCGGAGATAGCGGACCACACCATTTGAGTCACACTTACCTTGGGAATAATCCCAGACGATGAATCGAGGTGAGTGATGAATACCTTAATTGAACAAGTTCGATTGGAAATTGCCTATCGAGGCTACTCCAACAAGACTGAAAAGTCATACTGTGAAAATAATTCCGAAGCCACCTACTTCAAAATTCGTTCACAGATGATACATCGTTTACTTTCAGCACAGGCTCAATAGGTTTGATGATGGCAGGCTATGTCGATGGTGATAAAAAACGGGTGCCAGTTTCAACTTGGGTGTCGTCGCAATTCGCTCCCAATTCGTTCTATGTGTCTGCCAGGCAAATGAATATGGCGGTCATAGTCACTCTGCTAATCTCACGACAAGGCGGAGCGACCAGGTTGGTCACTGCACCTTGCCAAATAGGAAAATTGTGGCCCTGAGGTGGATTTGTTTAAAGGCCTTTAAAGGCGATATAGCGCTCATTTTTATTGCTTGCCAGTAAGGTCTCTGCAAACTCATTATATCGTTCAAAAGAGTAATCAATGCCTTGGCTTTTGTTGTTTCTTAATTGCTTTAGATTTTTGTCAGTAAAAACAAAGTCAACTTTTTCGCTTAACCGATGAATTTCTTTTAATTTTTCCTTTGCTAAGGTATCAAACTCCCGTTGATTTAACTGCTTAACTTTTTTGAGCATGTCACTAAAAAATGTCTGGTTCAAAGCTCTCATTTCATCGATTGAATGAGTAGACGTTTGCAGCAGTGTAACAAAACCAGTACCGTGATCACTCAATTGAAAGTCTGTGACCGCAGTGTATGCAATTTTAAGCTGGTTTCTAAACCTATCCTCATAGTCAGATTTAATCATTGAATTTAATAAAATGGCATAAAGCTTGGTTTCAATTGAGCTGTTATCTGTTTGTCGTAAGCTGGTTAATATATTGACTGGTGCATTGTTTTCCAGCTCAATGTTTAATGACTTTGGTTTGTCATTTTGGCTGTAAGCCTTTTTGCTTTTTAACTGCTTAAAACTGCTTAAAGCATTCATAATTTCTGTGTCGGACCATGTTTGCTTGTTTTTAATACGATTCAACAGGCTTTTAATTCTAAATACCTGATTGTCGGCTAGCATTGCCTTGAAGTTGCTTATGGCCTTTGCCTTGGCCAGCTGAAGCTCATTATCCGAAAGCTGAGAAGGGACCTTGATATCATTTGCGAGCTGACTGACGACAGACTGAGCTCCGATTGATAAGAATCTCATCTCACCATCAATGATAAATTGCGCTGTGGTTGCAAGCGCTTCTGAATCTAAAATGTGTTCTTTATATTTATGTTCAAGGAATGCCTTTAAAACAAGCGCCTGGACATAGTCATCCAGATTCTCGAACCGCTTTTTCAGGCGCTTGTTTATAGCGTACCTACCGTTATTTAAAGAGACTATATCAATTTGCTCGCTTGCAGTTAGGTTTAAAGGCGCGCCATCCAAATACCTATTTCTCTTAGGGAAATCAACTTCATCCAGGATGCGATAAGGAACTGGTTTGACAGGTCCGCTCAAAGTGAACTGCTTATCATAAAAGCGCATTGTTTGTATTTTGGATAAATCTTTCTCCCACTTTGCCTCTGGGATGCTCAGTTTTGTATAAATTTCACTCTTTTTAATTTGATTAATGAAGTACTTAAATTCGTTATTGTTTAAATTATCATTGAATTTGCAATTGTTGATCCAGTTATCAAGGGCACCAAAATGAATGCTGTTATCTAGCTTTTTAGCCGACTCAAAAGATAAGTCGCTTTCTTTGCACGAGCTTGATTTTAAGTCCCTGTAATCAATGTACGCTCTGGTCAGTGCGGCAGCGTTCTCTTTTTTGGTTAAATTTGATAAAAATTGCTGCACTAAGGCCAGCAGTTGCTTAGCCGATGTGTTGATATCTACTTCTTTAACTGAGGTGCCTGAAAATTTTAAATTTAAGCTATCAAACTCATGATAATAATTGGGTGTGAATGTTGTGGAGCTAAGCTGAAACTCATGAGCCATATGAGGGTTTTGTAGCGTTTTTATCTTTGATTTTTCTAATAAGTAAGCCAAAAACTCCGCTTGGAAAATTGACCCTTTAGCTGTTGTTGGTATTGCAAAGTCAAAATTAACTTGATAGGCACTTTCGCCCTTGCTTTTGCCGATTTCTGTTATGGATTCGATGATCAATTGGGGTTCGTCTGATGCTTTTCCACCTCCTGACTCAGTATTGAACGTTAGCTTCCCTAAGGTGTTATTTAGCTTTTTGAATGAGGTTTCTGCACTGTTTGGTGATTCAGATAAGATAAAAATATTTTCAGGGTTATATCGAGAGAAGTTTTTCTTAACGGAAGCTTTTAAGCTTTCAGCTTGCGGTTCGAATGTACTTTCATTCCCCATAAAAAAAGTTGCACCAGCATTACTTTTTGCAAATACGTTGAATGCCTGTTCCCAGTTTATCAACTCTAAATGTTTTTGGCCTTGCCGCCATTCATTTTCGATAGCTGCAATTTGCGCTTTCAGTGCTTCATCAGATAAGTTAATGCTTTTGAAAGAGTTGCTGAGGATGTCGATAAACTCGGCTTCATGTTTTGACGGGAATTCATACCAATAGCGCACACCAGATGAATTCACGTTAGCTATTCTATTGCCACCAACCCTGGCCAGAAACTCATCTATTATTGAGGTATTACTTTCACTCCCGCCAAGATTAAATAAATGCTCTGTTAAATGTGGTATGCCTTTGTTTCCATTATGGTATAGGTGTCCTGCTTTAACAAAAAGAGCATACCTGGCAATTTCTCCTTCAGCTTTGATGTGGTAGTAAGGGATCCCATTGCTGAGCTCTAAAACCTTGCTTTTGTGCTGTGGCTCGTCAGATTTAGCGGAAAAGACAAAGAATATAGTTAATAAGATAAGTGCTTTTATAAACTTATAAACAGAGGAGTTGGACATTATCTCTAAATCCTTTTTATTAAATTTAATGCAGGTGCTTGAATTTAAATAGGTTAATAAGTGTACTTTTTATGCGGTGCAATAGCTACTCATGATTTCAGATAGCAACTGCGATCCTCCTGGGAGCGCGTAGAAGGGGCAGCCAACGGCTGAAAAGATGCGATTTTTTCGCCAAGTAGTAAGCAGTTCCACCTCAATATGCCAGCCGTTGATGAAAGCGCCGGGCTTGTAGTTTGGATTAGTCCTTTGAACCTACAATTGCAGAGACAATCGGTGAACATCCTCCATTTTTAGGGGCTGCTCTGGTTTGTGGTCTGGTCGTATTGATGAGGTGCAAGCAGGCTTGTTTGTGTCGTTTATCACCAAGTGATAACAATGATTTTGTGCCGCTACCAAGGCTTAAATGGGTATTAAAAAAGGGTGATAACTCACCCTTGCGGTCGGTAAAGGAGAGTCTGACCATAAATCAGACTCAGGCGGTCAATGCTACCTCCTCAAGTGTCGGGTAGTCGGTATAGCCTTCGGCTCCGCCACCATAAAATTTACTGTCATCCACTTCGTTATATTCGGCGCCTACTTTGGCTCTTTCTACCAGGTCGGGGTTGGCAACAAACAGGGCACCAATGCCCACGCCATCGCACAGCCCTTGCTGTAAAACCTGAGTAGCAATGGCTGGTGTTGTCGGGCCGTCTTCCCACGACTGGTGCGGGTTAAGGATCAGGGGGCCTTGCCACAGATCACGGAGCATTTTACTGGTGTCGCGGCAGGCCGCTTCCATAATATGTAAATATGCCAGGTTTGTCGGTAATGCTTTAATCAGCGCCTGATATAGCGGCTGAGTATCGGTTTCATTAATGTCATTGAACTGGTTATGCGGTGAGAGTCTAAGGCCCACCTTATCTGCGCCGATGGCATCAGTAACCGCTGCAATCACTTCCAGGGTAAAGCGGA
The Pseudoalteromonas viridis DNA segment above includes these coding regions:
- a CDS encoding insulinase family protein; translation: MSNSSVYKFIKALILLTIFFVFSAKSDEPQHKSKVLELSNGIPYYHIKAEGEIARYALFVKAGHLYHNGNKGIPHLTEHLFNLGGSESNTSIIDEFLARVGGNRIANVNSSGVRYWYEFPSKHEAEFIDILSNSFKSINLSDEALKAQIAAIENEWRQGQKHLELINWEQAFNVFAKSNAGATFFMGNESTFEPQAESLKASVKKNFSRYNPENIFILSESPNSAETSFKKLNNTLGKLTFNTESGGGKASDEPQLIIESITEIGKSKGESAYQVNFDFAIPTTAKGSIFQAEFLAYLLEKSKIKTLQNPHMAHEFQLSSTTFTPNYYHEFDSLNLKFSGTSVKEVDINTSAKQLLALVQQFLSNLTKKENAAALTRAYIDYRDLKSSSCKESDLSFESAKKLDNSIHFGALDNWINNCKFNDNLNNNEFKYFINQIKKSEIYTKLSIPEAKWEKDLSKIQTMRFYDKQFTLSGPVKPVPYRILDEVDFPKRNRYLDGAPLNLTASEQIDIVSLNNGRYAINKRLKKRFENLDDYVQALVLKAFLEHKYKEHILDSEALATTAQFIIDGEMRFLSIGAQSVVSQLANDIKVPSQLSDNELQLAKAKAISNFKAMLADNQVFRIKSLLNRIKNKQTWSDTEIMNALSSFKQLKSKKAYSQNDKPKSLNIELENNAPVNILTSLRQTDNSSIETKLYAILLNSMIKSDYEDRFRNQLKIAYTAVTDFQLSDHGTGFVTLLQTSTHSIDEMRALNQTFFSDMLKKVKQLNQREFDTLAKEKLKEIHRLSEKVDFVFTDKNLKQLRNNKSQGIDYSFERYNEFAETLLASNKNERYIAFKGL